The following are from one region of the Endozoicomonas sp. 4G genome:
- a CDS encoding phosphoglycolate phosphatase — protein sequence MKLFELLDNPVQLIMYDLDGTLVDSVPDLTIALDKMLADLNLPAAGNEKTRLWVGNGLSSLVKRALADDITGDQPGVVEKEFFASALERFQHHYTIEVGQHSTLYPGVFTFLSQVHKAGIKQAVVTNKSKTFTDSLLKHMDIDVFFELSLGGDSLKEKKPHPLPLQYTMKHFDCNMQNSLMIGDSSNDVKAAKAADVKIVGVPYGYNHGKPIESAHPDCIVESLTDLF from the coding sequence ATGAAGTTGTTTGAATTGCTTGACAACCCCGTTCAATTAATCATGTACGATCTGGATGGTACGCTGGTTGACAGTGTTCCGGACCTGACGATAGCCCTGGATAAAATGCTGGCAGATCTCAACCTGCCTGCTGCTGGTAACGAAAAAACCAGACTCTGGGTAGGTAATGGTCTTTCATCCCTGGTCAAAAGGGCTCTGGCCGATGACATAACGGGGGACCAACCCGGCGTCGTCGAAAAAGAATTCTTTGCCAGCGCCCTGGAACGGTTTCAGCACCACTACACGATTGAAGTAGGCCAGCATAGTACCCTGTACCCTGGTGTATTTACCTTTCTCAGTCAGGTGCACAAGGCGGGCATCAAACAAGCTGTGGTGACCAATAAATCGAAAACCTTCACCGATTCATTGTTGAAGCATATGGACATCGACGTATTTTTTGAACTCAGTCTGGGTGGTGACAGCCTGAAAGAGAAAAAACCTCATCCCTTACCCCTCCAATACACCATGAAGCACTTTGACTGCAACATGCAAAACAGTCTGATGATTGGAGACTCTAGCAATGATGTTAAAGCTGCCAAGGCAGCAGATGTAAAAATAGTCGGTGTTCCCTACGGCTACAACCATGGAAAACCTATTGAGTCTGCTCACCCTGACTGTATTGTCGAGAGCCTGACGGACTTATTCTGA